Proteins encoded by one window of Methanobacterium sp. CWC-01:
- a CDS encoding signal recognition particle protein Srp54, with product MLGNLGKNLTNTMKKLAGMAIIDEEVVKEVIKDIQRALIQADVNIKLVLNLSKTIEKRSLSEEPPKGVTPKEHVIKIVYEELVHLLGEKAPEIEVETKPFKILFMGLQGSGKTTTIGKLARYLQRKGFNPAIICTDTWRPAAYEQLRQLTESLNVPLYGDPDNEDALDLAKKGIKKFKKQDIIIVDTAGRHKEEKDLLDEMKQISVVVDPDEVMLVIDGTIGQQAREQALAFSQTTDIGSIVITKLDGSAKGGGALSAVAEIGAPIKFIGTGERIEDLEAFDPDRFISRLLGMGDIKTLIERAEEIAEGDEVDMESMDAMLSGKFTLKDMYAQFEVMNKMGPMQQVLNMMPGMGNKLPKNASQVTEERLNKYRILMDSMTEHELTHPEVIKQSRVKRIAKGAGMRNEDVKELLKYYQVTKKAIKGFGKRKMGGPLGQMMRQMMR from the coding sequence ATGTTAGGCAATCTGGGAAAGAACCTGACCAATACCATGAAAAAACTGGCTGGAATGGCCATCATCGATGAAGAAGTGGTCAAAGAAGTCATAAAGGACATACAAAGGGCCCTCATCCAGGCCGATGTTAATATAAAACTGGTTTTAAATCTTTCCAAGACCATAGAAAAGCGTTCACTCTCTGAAGAGCCCCCAAAGGGAGTAACCCCCAAAGAGCATGTGATCAAGATCGTCTATGAAGAACTGGTGCATCTTTTAGGTGAAAAAGCTCCCGAAATTGAGGTAGAAACCAAGCCTTTCAAAATACTATTCATGGGGCTGCAGGGAAGTGGTAAAACTACCACAATAGGTAAATTAGCCCGTTATCTTCAGAGAAAAGGTTTCAATCCCGCCATTATATGTACCGATACTTGGAGGCCTGCTGCCTACGAACAACTACGACAGCTAACCGAAAGTCTCAACGTCCCCCTCTACGGCGATCCTGACAATGAAGATGCGCTGGATTTAGCCAAAAAAGGGATTAAAAAATTTAAAAAACAGGATATCATTATTGTAGACACTGCCGGCCGTCACAAGGAAGAAAAAGATCTTCTGGACGAAATGAAGCAGATATCGGTAGTGGTGGATCCGGATGAAGTAATGCTGGTTATCGATGGTACCATAGGTCAACAGGCACGTGAACAGGCCCTGGCCTTTAGTCAGACCACCGACATCGGCTCCATCGTTATTACCAAACTCGATGGATCAGCTAAGGGGGGTGGAGCTCTTTCGGCAGTGGCCGAGATTGGAGCTCCCATCAAATTTATTGGAACCGGTGAACGCATTGAAGATCTAGAGGCCTTCGATCCAGATCGGTTTATATCCCGACTGTTGGGAATGGGAGACATTAAGACTTTGATTGAGAGGGCTGAAGAAATTGCCGAGGGAGACGAAGTGGACATGGAGTCAATGGATGCCATGCTCAGTGGTAAGTTTACCCTAAAGGATATGTACGCCCAGTTTGAAGTTATGAACAAAATGGGACCCATGCAGCAGGTCTTGAACATGATGCCAGGTATGGGAAACAAACTCCCCAAAAATGCATCCCAGGTAACGGAAGAACGACTCAATAAGTACCGTATTCTTATGGACTCCATGACTGAACATGAACTCACCCATCCAGAGGTTATTAAACAGTCCAGAGTAAAAAGGATTGCCAAAGGAGCCGGAATGCGTAACGAAGATGTTAAAGAACTTTTAAAATATTATCAAGTCACCAAGAAAGCCATCAAAGGCTTTGGTAAGCGCAAAATGGGCGGTCCCTTGGGGCAGATGATGCGGCAGATGATGCGTTAA